The proteins below are encoded in one region of Streptomyces marianii:
- a CDS encoding serine/threonine-protein kinase, which translates to MSAEYATFALAPAVRAGGFLADGGFEVHRDFLDFVVDGRPLLLLLSDVDAVSPLASDVPPAILTRQVRGLLLDAEAPLPGGRHVLYGCPECEELGCGAVTAVIERQGNDVVWRDFAWQTDQTADLELNGYHGTGPFRFRADAYRAALERLLDGTAVGPRRRVLLVGARPASLTKLAAALRTIGIGADIARDTVAVPAEELRAYGAVVLGGAVTETERAAVRVAFGDSGADAACVDALADVVPLIVAQVEQALDRGPAEHRRLTGLTAAGRTASVTVASACRVRLVAYRLDRLHRTRTHEVFDGALEPGTHRIPLDGNAVKGRAFVVARAAGGVLVAAVAD; encoded by the coding sequence ATGTCAGCCGAGTACGCGACGTTCGCCCTGGCCCCTGCGGTACGTGCCGGGGGATTCCTCGCCGACGGAGGTTTCGAGGTCCACCGCGACTTCCTGGACTTCGTCGTCGACGGCCGCCCGCTCCTCCTCCTGCTCTCCGACGTCGACGCCGTCTCCCCGCTGGCCTCCGACGTGCCCCCGGCGATCCTCACCCGTCAGGTACGCGGACTGCTGCTGGACGCGGAGGCCCCGCTGCCGGGCGGCCGCCACGTCCTCTACGGCTGCCCCGAGTGCGAGGAACTCGGCTGCGGAGCCGTGACCGCCGTCATCGAGCGGCAGGGAAACGACGTCGTCTGGCGGGACTTCGCCTGGCAGACGGACCAGACCGCGGACCTGGAGCTCAACGGCTACCACGGGACCGGGCCCTTCCGCTTCCGCGCCGACGCCTACCGGGCCGCACTGGAACGGCTCCTCGACGGCACCGCCGTCGGACCGCGCCGCAGGGTCCTCCTCGTCGGGGCCCGTCCCGCCTCCCTCACCAAGCTCGCCGCCGCCCTCCGGACCATCGGCATCGGCGCCGACATCGCCCGTGACACGGTGGCGGTTCCGGCGGAGGAGCTGCGGGCGTACGGCGCCGTCGTCCTCGGCGGTGCGGTCACGGAGACCGAACGGGCCGCGGTCCGGGTGGCCTTCGGCGATTCCGGGGCCGACGCCGCCTGCGTCGACGCGCTCGCCGACGTCGTGCCGCTCATCGTCGCCCAGGTCGAGCAGGCGCTCGACCGCGGCCCCGCCGAACACCGCCGGCTGACCGGACTCACCGCCGCCGGGCGTACGGCGTCGGTGACGGTCGCGTCCGCCTGCCGTGTCCGGCTGGTCGCCTACCGCCTCGACCGGCTCCACCGCACCCGCACCCACGAGGTCTTCGACGGCGCCCTGGAGCCCGGCACCCACCGGATCCCGCTCGACGGCAACGCCGTGAAGGGCCGGGCGTTCGTGGTGGCCCGCGCGGCCGGGGGAGTCCTGGTGGCGGCCGTGGCGGACTGA